Proteins encoded by one window of bacterium:
- the secE gene encoding preprotein translocase subunit SecE — protein MTNQAEKTVEGQSLLERGIQFLKEVRAEVAKVTWPGSTEVKGATVVVIVVCVIVAFIIWGIDKLISLGMDAIF, from the coding sequence CAGTCGAAGGGCAGAGTCTCCTGGAGCGGGGCATACAGTTCCTGAAAGAGGTCCGCGCGGAGGTGGCCAAGGTGACCTGGCCCGGCAGCACCGAGGTCAAGGGTGCAACCGTGGTGGTGATAGTGGTCTGTGTCATCGTGGCTTTCATAATCTGGGGGATAGACAAGCTCATCAGCCTGGGCATGGACGCGATATTCTAA